A stretch of Coccidioides posadasii str. Silveira chromosome 2, complete sequence DNA encodes these proteins:
- a CDS encoding uncharacterized protein (EggNog:ENOG410PPRV~COG:C,U~BUSCO:13480at33183) translates to MPGITKIPSLGRPEERSSSSKTHQLHGTLVLDARLKVSCFASERGSSRTMSPPTLLSTGTRLVQCQNIPAATVSRHFQRLASSSSSRAGFKSSGVPSGTGRVSLSSSRWRAAQEFPIFPPHRRNNRTLLDRRLAFSTTALNHTTIVALNPRVDDDGNPMTIEISPRAAKRLRQLTDPSSKSSLNSKSEPYDHLRVTVTSGGCHGFQYIMSLDPRSKIDPEEDTVFEEETQDTPMEASSSPGLTSKTSAGEAKVVMDSASLELLKGSTIDYTVELIGSQFKVVNNPRATSSCGCGTSFDVTEG, encoded by the exons ATGCCGGGGATTACTAAAATCCCATCTCTTGGGCGTCCCGAGGAGCGGAGTTCAAGCTCCAAAACACACCAACTTCATGGCACACTTGTTCTGGATGCTCGGCTGAAGGTATCTTGTTTTGCATCTGAGCGTGGCTCGTCCCGTACAATGTCACCGCCAACGCTCCTTTCTACCGGCACCCGCCTTGTCCAGTGCCAAAACATCCCCGCCGCAACCGTCTCCCGTCATTTTCAGCGACTCGCATCATCGAGCAGCTCAAGAGCTGGCTTCAAATCGTCGGGAGTGCCTTCCGGCACCGGCCGTGTGTCTCTGTCCTCCTCACGTTGGCGGGCCGCCCAAGAGTTTCCAATCTTTCCCCCTCATCGGAGGAACAACCGCACCTTGCTCGATCGCAGACTTGCATTCTCCACAACGGCTTTGAACCACACAACAATAGTGGCTCTAAACCCCAgagttgatgatgatggaaATCCGATGACGATTGAAATATCTCCCCGCGCAGCGAAG CGTCTCCGACAATTAACTGACCCGTCGTCCAAATCCTCCCTGAACTCTAAGTCCGAACCATACGACCATCTCCGAGTCACTGTCACAAGCGGCGGTTGCCATGGCTTTCAGTATATAATGTCTCTCGACCCACGGTCCAAAATCGACCcagaagaagatactgtttttgaagaagagaccCAAGACACGCCCATGGAAGCATCGTCATCCCCCGGTCTCACTTCCAAAACATCCGCGGGAGAAGCGAAAGTCGTTATGGATTCTGCATCTCTTGAACTGCTTAAAGGCAGCACCATTGATTATACGGTTGAACTGATAGGAAGTCAGTTCAAGGTCGTGAATAATCCAAGAGCGACGAGTAGTTGTGGATGCGGTACTAGTTTCGACGTTACTGAGGGATGA
- a CDS encoding uncharacterized protein (EggNog:ENOG410PPDZ~COG:S~BUSCO:9284at33183) — translation MTLVEVDSLEIVVIVDNELDVMSPPPPDTVQATGLMGNIALESQYDLHHRGDASKELRMDSICCSAHGLSVMITATRGDVRHTILFDTGPEESVWERNVKRLRADISTIERIQLSHWHRDHSGGMLRAIQMIRDAQAANGRSGQDLVVDLHEARPDYRGFSIGSEIISLEADPTFEEIEDAGAKVEKTTSPHTVLDGMFLISGEIPRITEYETGLAHAVRFDKSTGQWEKDEIIADERLLACNLKDKGLVIFTGCSHAGVVNASRHAVDLAGKNIPAYAIFGGYHLAGSEAAQIEATVKDLKALNPKILLPGHCSGWRVKYEIEKEMPGRLVPPSVGAKLTF, via the exons ATGACACTTGTTGAAGTTGATTCTCTAGAGATTGTCGTTATTGTTGACAATGAGCTGGATGTCATGTCCCCTCCCCCACCCGATACCGTCCAAGCGACTGGGTTGATGGGCAATATAGCACTCGAATCTCAATATGACTTGCATCACCGAGGCGACGCTTCAAAGGAGCTTCGCATGGACAGTATCTGCTGCTCTGCCCATGGACTTTCAGTGATGATT ACGGCGACTAGAGGAGATGTCAGGCATACAATATTGTTTGACACTGGCCCAGAAGAAAGCGTCTGGGAACGCAATGTTAAGCGACTCAGGGCCGATATTTCGACCATTGAGCGTATCCAATTATCCCATTGGCATCGAGACCACTCAG GCGGTATGCTTCGCGCGATACAGATGATTCGAGACGCACAAGCGGCGAATGGTCGCAGCGGTCAGGATCTCGTGGTCGACTTGCACGAAGCACGCCCAGACTACCGGGGATTCAGCATCGGGTCTGAAATAATTTCGCTTGAGGCAGACCCCACATTTGAGGAGATCGAGGATGCGGGGGCGAAGGTAGAAAAGACCACTTCCCCTCACACAGTCTTGGACGGCATGTTCCTTATCTCAGGAGAGATTCCGCGCATCACGGAATATGAGACCGGGTTGGCGCATGCGGTGCGCTTTGATAAATCAACAGGTCAATGGGAGAAAGATGAGATAATTGCTGATGAGCGGCTTCTTGCATGCAACCTCAAGG ACAAGGGTCTCGTTATATTTACCGGTTGCAGCCACGCCGGCGTCGTCAATGCATCGAGACACGCAGTGGATTTGGCCGGGAAGAATATTCCCGCCTACGCAATTTTCGGCGGATATCATCTTGCTGGAAGCGAAGCAGCCCAGATTGAGGCCACGGTTAAGGACCTCAAAGCACTCAACCCTAAGATTTTGCTTCCGGGTCACTGTTCCGGCTGGAGAGTAAAGTATGAGATCGAAAAGGAGATGCCCGGTCGTTTGGTTCCGCCGTCCGTCGGAGCCAAGTTGACATTCTGA
- a CDS encoding uncharacterized protein (EggNog:ENOG410Q587~COG:S), giving the protein MRADQQQMRDHYQKIIEAQDDDTRKRWGNQFVWELARYAVAEELVVYPALESHMDHGKVIADKDRGENQQIKELLAKFQDMKPSDPRYLPMLDSIMDNLNKHFDEEQDEDIPSLESVLEPVESETISRRFERTKILMPTRAHPNAPTQPYFETAIAFMQAPMDRIADIMWREFPEF; this is encoded by the exons ATGAGGGCGGATCAGCAGCAGATGCGAGATCACTACCAAAAAATCATCGAGGCCCAGGATGACGACACCAGGAAGCGTTGGGGCAACCAG TTCGTCTGGGAGCTTGCCCGCTATGCTGTGGCCGAGGAGCTCGTCGTGTATCCGGCCCTCGAGTCTCACATGGACCATGGCAAGGTTATAGCCGATAAGGATAGGGGTGAAAACCAGCAG ATCAAAGAGTTGCTGGCCAAGTTCCAAGATATGAAGCCCAGTGACCCGCGATATCTACCAATGCTAGATTCCATCATGGATAATCTGAACAAGCATTTTGATGAAGAACAGGATGAGGATATCCCTTCCCTGGAATCTGTCTTGGAGCCGGTGGAATCCGAAACCATTTCTAGGCGGTTTGAGCGGACTAAGATCTTGATGCCGACACGCGCCCATCCAAATGCGCCAACTCAGCCATATTTTGAAACAGCAATTGCCTTTATGCAAGCGCCAATGGATCGTATTGCAGATATCATGTGGAGAGAATTCCCCGAGTTTTAG
- a CDS encoding uncharacterized protein (EggNog:ENOG410Q587~COG:S), whose amino-acid sequence MASISDVMRADQQQMRDHYQKIIEAQDDDTRKRWGNQFVWELARYAVAEELVVYPALESHMDHGKVIADKDRGENQQIKELLAKFQDMKPSDPRYLPMLDSIMDNLNKHFDEEQDEDIPSLESVLEPVESETISRRFERTKILMPTRAHPNAPTQPYFETAIAFMQAPMDRIADIMWREFPEF is encoded by the exons ATGGCTTCCATTTCAGATGTGATGAGGGCGGATCAGCAGCAGATGCGAGATCACTACCAAAAAATCATCGAGGCCCAGGATGACGACACCAGGAAGCGTTGGGGCAACCAG TTCGTCTGGGAGCTTGCCCGCTATGCTGTGGCCGAGGAGCTCGTCGTGTATCCGGCCCTCGAGTCTCACATGGACCATGGCAAGGTTATAGCCGATAAGGATAGGGGTGAAAACCAGCAG ATCAAAGAGTTGCTGGCCAAGTTCCAAGATATGAAGCCCAGTGACCCGCGATATCTACCAATGCTAGATTCCATCATGGATAATCTGAACAAGCATTTTGATGAAGAACAGGATGAGGATATCCCTTCCCTGGAATCTGTCTTGGAGCCGGTGGAATCCGAAACCATTTCTAGGCGGTTTGAGCGGACTAAGATCTTGATGCCGACACGCGCCCATCCAAATGCGCCAACTCAGCCATATTTTGAAACAGCAATTGCCTTTATGCAAGCGCCAATGGATCGTATTGCAGATATCATGTGGAGAGAATTCCCCGAGTTTTAG
- a CDS encoding uncharacterized protein (BUSCO:444602at4751~EggNog:ENOG410PNJT~COG:S~TransMembrane:2 (o87-108i134-154o)~BUSCO:15318at33183), with the protein MVPPVSLPPWAIDMKSPPPPPSKANIPNPPGYSSSPRSSSKQPKSPQQSSTSSSVSVQKSRETDALKLKKAWEIAFAPAKQLPMNAIMMYMSGNSLQIFSIMMVFMLFKGPIQGLIATNSAFAKFEAEGIKAQLIGVKIVYVLMQLMLLALGVWKVNAMGLLPTTRSDWLAWETERVPLERAYFAFR; encoded by the exons ATGGTTCCACCTGTATCCCTACCTCCGTGGGCTATCGACATGAAGTCACCGCCTCCACCACCATCAAAAGCGAACATCCCGAATCCGCCAGGCTACTCGTCCTCACCACGATCCAGCTCAAAACAA CCCAAATCCCCCCAACAATCTTCGACGTCGTCTAGCGTTTCCGTACAGAAATCCCGTGAAACCGACGCTCTCAAGCTCAAGAAGGCGTGGGAGATTGCCTTTGCACCAGCAAAGCAATTACCTATGAATGCAATAATGATGTACATGTCTGGGAACAGTCTACAGATTTTTAGCATCATGATGGTCTTCATGCTATTCAAGGGACCTATCCAAGGTCTGATAGCGACGAATTCCGCCTTTGCCAAATTTGAGGCGGAGGGGATTAAGGCGCAATTGATTGGAGTGAAGATAGTATATGTTCTGATGCAACTTATGCTATTGGCGTTGGGCGTGTGGAAGGTCAATGCGATGGGTTTGTTACC GACTACGAGATCAGACTGGCTTGCTTGGGAGACGGAAAGGGTCCCCCTAGAAAGGGCGTATTTTGCATTTAGATAA
- a CDS encoding uncharacterized protein (EggNog:ENOG410PFZ7~COG:J,K~TransMembrane:2 (i200-222o234-250i)~BUSCO:5043at33183) encodes MSVDARTAYPGSRPPANMQDESDVEEEALVNNYKEQVHFDDGMSELDRTTSLGAASQTQGLQAQLAAAATPLEFQATLETKFASYDNYCSLFHYILNSDGPVDLEVPSYYWAWDVIDEFIYQFESFCRYRNRVARTGSNEEEAQLLRENPNTWGCYSVLNVLYSLIQRSQINEQLAAIKANEDPMAVAGDYGSRPLYRMLGYFSIIGLLRVHCLLGDFSLALKTLDDIEMNKKAMFARVMAAHFTTYYYVGFSYMMMRRYADAIRTFSHILVYVSRTKNFQKGRESYDAIAKKNDQILALIAICVSFHPTRLDDTIHSGLREKYGDQFIRLQRGGPDALPLYEELFRSACPKFISPTPPDFDNPALNIDPVDHHTAIFMDEVRNTLYNPTVKSYLKLYTTMDLKKLAGFLEVEPEQLRSWLLVNKLRSRQVRWSEGGLLEGEIVNSSDLDYAIEGNLIHISEAKAGRRLVDWYLRNLARTY; translated from the exons ATGTCCGTCGACGCTCGCACAGCGTACCCGGGGAGTCGCCCACCGGCCAATATGCAGGATGAATCAGACGTTGAAGAAGAGGCCCTCGTGAATAACTATAAAGAACAAGTGCACTTTGATGATGGAATGAGCGAGTTGGATCGGACTACCTCACTGGGAGCTGCTTCGCAGACACAGGGCCTCCAGGCGCAGCTGGCAGCAGCAGCGACTCCATTGGAGTTTCAGGCCACCCTTGAGACGAAGTTCGCGAGCTACGATAATTACTGCAGTCTATTCCATTATATCTTGAACTCGGATGGACCGGTAGATCTGGAAGTCCCCTCT TACTACTGGGCATGGGACGTGATCGATGAATTCATCTACCAATTCGAGTCTTTTTGCCGCTATCGTAACCGGGTTGCTCGTACCGGGTCGAACGAGGAGGAAGCACAGCTTTTGAGAGAGAATCCCAACACCTGGGGATGCTACTCTGTCCTTAACGTCCTCTACTCCCTTATTCAACGATCTCAAATTAACGAGCAGCTGGCTGCTATAAAGGCCAATGAAGATCCCATGGCCGTCGCCGGAGACTACGGATCTCGCCCCCTCTATCGCATGCTCGGATATTTCTCCATTATTGGGCTGCTACGTGTCCACTGCTTGCTAGGTGATTTCAGCTTGGCTCTCAAGACTCTTGATGACATCGAGATGAACAAAAAGGCCATGTTTGCTCGAGTAATGGCTGCCCATTTCACAACCTACTACTATGTCGGTTTCTCATACATGATGATGCGCCGCTATGCCGATGCCATTCGCACCTTTAGTCACATTCTCGTCTACGTTTCGAGAACGAAAAACTTCCAGAAGGGCAGGGAGAGCTACGATGCTATCGCCAAGAAGAACGATCAGATTCTTGCGCTCATCGCAATCTGTGTCTCTTTCCACCCCACCCGATTGGACGACACTATCCACTCAGGCCTTCGCGAGAAGTATGGTGACCAGTTCATTCGCCTTCAGCGCGGTGGGCCGGACGCCCTTCCACTCTATGAAGAGCTTTTCCGCTCGGCATGCCCAAAATTCATCAGCCCAACCCCCCCGGATTTCGACAATCCAGCTCTTAACATCGATCCTGTGGATCATCATACGGCCATCTTTATGGATGAAGTGCGCAACACGTTATACAACCCAACTGTGAAATCATATCTTAAACTATACACCACGATGGATTTGAAGAAGCTCGCTGGGTTCCTGGAAGTTGAGCCAGAGCAACTCCGCTCGTGGCTTCTCGTGAACAAGTTGCGGAGTAGACAGGTGAGATGGTCTGAGGGAGGCCTGTTGGAAGGTGAAATCGTCAACTCCAGTGACTTGGATTATGCCATCGAAGGCAATCTGATTCACATTAGCGAAGCTAAGGCGGGTCGAAGATTAGTGGATTGGTACCTGCGCAACCTTGCCAGAACATACTAG
- a CDS encoding uncharacterized protein (EggNog:ENOG410PPDZ~COG:S), producing the protein MTLLINMFSQTATRGDVRHTILFDTGPEESVWERNVKRLRADISTIERIQLSHWHRDHSGGMLRAIQMIRDAQAANGRSGQDLVVDLHEARPDYRGFSIGSEIISLEADPTFEEIEDAGAKVEKTTSPHTVLDGMFLISGEIPRITEYETGLAHAVRFDKSTGQWEKDEIIADERLLACNLKDKGLVIFTGCSHAGVVNASRHAVDLAGKNIPAYAIFGGYHLAGSEAAQIEATVKDLKALNPKILLPGHCSGWRVKYEIEKEMPGRLVPPSVGAKLTF; encoded by the exons ATGACTCTACTCATCAATATGTTTTCACAGACGGCGACTAGAGGAGATGTCAGGCATACAATATTGTTTGACACTGGCCCAGAAGAAAGCGTCTGGGAACGCAATGTTAAGCGACTCAGGGCCGATATTTCGACCATTGAGCGTATCCAATTATCCCATTGGCATCGAGACCACTCAG GCGGTATGCTTCGCGCGATACAGATGATTCGAGACGCACAAGCGGCGAATGGTCGCAGCGGTCAGGATCTCGTGGTCGACTTGCACGAAGCACGCCCAGACTACCGGGGATTCAGCATCGGGTCTGAAATAATTTCGCTTGAGGCAGACCCCACATTTGAGGAGATCGAGGATGCGGGGGCGAAGGTAGAAAAGACCACTTCCCCTCACACAGTCTTGGACGGCATGTTCCTTATCTCAGGAGAGATTCCGCGCATCACGGAATATGAGACCGGGTTGGCGCATGCGGTGCGCTTTGATAAATCAACAGGTCAATGGGAGAAAGATGAGATAATTGCTGATGAGCGGCTTCTTGCATGCAACCTCAAGG ACAAGGGTCTCGTTATATTTACCGGTTGCAGCCACGCCGGCGTCGTCAATGCATCGAGACACGCAGTGGATTTGGCCGGGAAGAATATTCCCGCCTACGCAATTTTCGGCGGATATCATCTTGCTGGAAGCGAAGCAGCCCAGATTGAGGCCACGGTTAAGGACCTCAAAGCACTCAACCCTAAGATTTTGCTTCCGGGTCACTGTTCCGGCTGGAGAGTAAAGTATGAGATCGAAAAGGAGATGCCCGGTCGTTTGGTTCCGCCGTCCGTCGGAGCCAAGTTGACATTCTGA
- the BNA5 gene encoding Kynureninase (L-kynurenine hydrolase) (EggNog:ENOG410PH7Q~COG:E~BUSCO:5425at33183), with protein MADSSKAPLPFRDSALSFKREYAESLDAQDPLREFRNQFIIPSKADLKRKSLAVAEGESPSSDCIYLCGNSLGLQPKNARTYIDRFLQTWATKAVLGHFTKLEDSPFPPYMDYDDVTSKLMAQVVGALPSEVAVMSTLTGNLHLLMASFYRPTKEKYKIILEGKAFPSDHYAVESQIRHHGFDPKDAMVLIEPKDLKEPVLPTERILKTIDEHASSTALILLPGIQYYSGQYLDIPTITAHAHSKGLLIGWDCAHAAGNVELKLHDWDVDFAAWCTYKYMNSGPGSMGALFVHEKHGQVNLENKEDPYRHRLTGWWGGDKSLRFLMDNNFVPRPGAAGFQLSNPSVLDMTAVLSSLDIFDKATMPALRKKSLELTAYLEHLLLNSPEGVRPSGDPFSIITPSDPEARGAQLSVLLKPGLLDSVFSHLVDNGVILDERKPDVIRVAPAPLYNTFTDVWDFVQIFFDACRKAAQEKDTTS; from the exons atgGCCGACAGTTCGAAAGCCCCTCTTCCTTTCAGAGACAGTGCTCTTTCATTCAAGAGGGAGTACGCAGAGTCTCTAGATGCTCAGGATCCGCTTCGCGAATTTAGGAATCAGTTCATCATTCCCTCAAAAGCAGAtctaaaaagaaaatcccTTGCCGTTGCCGAAGGAG AAAGCCCATCTTCGGATTGCATATACCTTTGTGGAAATTCCCTTGGCCTTCAACCCAAAAATGCTCGCACGTACATTGATCGATTTTTACAAACATGGGCGACCAAGGCCGTTCTTGGACACTTCACTAAGCTCGAAGACTCCCCTTTCCCTCCGTACATGGACTACGATGATGTTACGTCGAAGCTGATGGCTCAGGTCGTGGGAGCGCTTCCGAGCGAAGTGGCCGTTATGAGCACGTTGACAGGCAATTTGCACCTTCTTATGGCGAGCTTTTACCGCCCGACAAAGGAGAAGTATAAGATTATTCTTGAAGGGAAGGCTTTCCCTAGTGATCAT TATGCCGTGGAGTCTCAAATTCGGCATCATGGTTTCGATCCGAAAGATGCTATGGTGCTAATCGAGCCGAAGGACCTTAAAGAGCCTGTCCTTCCGACAGAAAGGATACTGAAAACCATCGACGAGCATGCATCCAGCACTGCTCTCATCTTACTCCCCGGCATCCAGTATTACAGCGGCCAGTATCTTGATATTCCAACTATTACAGCCCATGCGCACTCCAAGGGCCTACTTATAGGATGGGACTGTGCACATGCTGCTGGAAATGTTGAATTGAAGCTCCACGATTGGGATGTGGACTTTGCCGCTTGGTGTACGTATAAATACATGAATTCAGGCCCTGGTTCCATGGGAGCTCTGTTCGTGCATGAAAAACACGGCCAAGTCAACCTGGAGAATAAAGAAGATCCATACAGACATCGCCTAACGGGCTGGTGGGGCGGGGATAAGAGCCTGAGATTTCTCATGGATAATA ATTTTGTTCCTCGCCCTGGTGCGGCTGGATTCCAACTTTCGAACCCTTCGGTCCTTGATATGACTGCTGTACTCTCTTCTCTCGACATTTTCGACAAGGCTACTATGCCTGCGCTTCGAAAGAAGTCCCTTGAGTTAACTGCATATCTGGAACATTTACTCCTCAACTCCCCGGAGGGTGTCCGACCCAGCGGCGATCCATTCTCGATTATTACTCCATCTGATCCTGAAGCACGGGGTGCGCAGCTGAGTGTGCTATTGAAGCCCGGGCTTCTCGACAGCGTATTTAGTCATCTCGTTGACAATGGTGTTATCCTGGATGAAAGAAAACCTGATGTCATCCGTGTCGCTCCAGCACCACTATACAACACATTCACAGATGTGTGGGATTTCGTTCAGATTTTCTTTGATGCCTGCCGCAAGGCAGCTCAGGAAAAGGATACAACAAGTTAG